From Paenibacillus sp. PK3_47, the proteins below share one genomic window:
- the treP gene encoding PTS system trehalose-specific EIIBC component: MAIDRKNVEAIVQAVGGVQNIEVATHCVTRLRFSLFDESLVDAEALDRNDLVKGQFSSQGQFQIVIGPGLVDKVYDELIDITGGARASKDEVKNAAAKKQNPLQRAIKTLADIFIPILPAIVTAGLLLGINNILTGPGIFFDEKSLVEVYPGWKDFAAIINTIASTAFTFLPALIGWAAVTRFGGSPLLGIVLGLILVHPDLLSAYSYANASLEGTVPTWNLFGWHVERIGYQGQVLPVLVSAYILAAIEKFLNKRVHDSIKLLVVAPVTLLITGFLAFTIIGPLTFAIGNAITDGLVYVFDHFALLGGLIYGGLYAALVITGMHHTFLAVDVQLIGSEGGTFLWPMLALSNIAQGAAALAMFFIVREQKAKGLAVTSSVSAFLGVTEPAIFGVNIRYRYPFFFGMIGSALAGMLLTLNDVRASSIGVGGIPGFLSIFPNQWGVFFIGMAIVLVIPFVATMLYGRTVVRRTEKKSAAAATTDTRPAPEPELSSRSAVQGSDEPVNILELVSPLNGRAVPLEQVPDPAFAEKQMGEGIAIEPTEGKVYAPFDATVAHVIKSKHAVILEHASGVQVLIHVGINTVSLKGNGFTSHVNIGDKVKAGDLLLEFDMEAIRAAGYPLITPIIIPAGQEMVARIEEKTGNAAAKQTSILTIHLNG; the protein is encoded by the coding sequence ATGGCTATAGACCGCAAAAATGTGGAGGCTATCGTCCAGGCCGTAGGGGGCGTGCAGAATATTGAAGTCGCCACACATTGTGTGACCCGGCTGAGATTCTCGCTCTTCGATGAGAGCCTGGTAGATGCGGAAGCTCTGGACCGCAATGACCTCGTAAAAGGACAATTTTCTTCCCAGGGACAGTTCCAGATTGTAATCGGTCCGGGTCTTGTGGACAAAGTGTATGATGAATTGATTGATATTACCGGAGGTGCCCGCGCCTCCAAAGATGAAGTGAAAAATGCGGCCGCCAAGAAGCAGAATCCGCTTCAGCGTGCTATTAAGACGCTGGCGGACATCTTCATTCCGATTCTGCCGGCCATCGTAACAGCGGGTCTCCTGCTCGGGATTAACAACATCCTGACAGGGCCGGGGATTTTCTTTGATGAAAAATCGCTGGTTGAAGTATATCCCGGCTGGAAAGACTTTGCGGCAATCATTAATACTATAGCCAGCACTGCCTTTACCTTCCTGCCAGCATTAATCGGCTGGGCGGCTGTCACCCGGTTCGGGGGCAGTCCGCTGCTGGGGATCGTACTGGGTCTGATCCTGGTGCATCCGGATCTGCTCAGTGCCTATAGCTATGCTAACGCTTCACTCGAAGGCACAGTTCCGACATGGAACTTGTTCGGCTGGCATGTAGAGAGGATCGGCTACCAGGGACAGGTGCTGCCGGTACTGGTCTCGGCTTATATACTCGCCGCAATAGAGAAATTCCTGAACAAGCGGGTGCATGATTCCATCAAGCTGCTGGTTGTAGCACCGGTAACGCTCTTGATCACAGGGTTTCTGGCGTTCACAATCATCGGCCCGCTGACCTTTGCGATTGGTAATGCAATTACCGACGGTCTTGTCTATGTGTTCGACCACTTCGCGCTTCTCGGCGGACTTATCTACGGTGGATTGTATGCGGCTCTGGTTATTACCGGGATGCATCATACCTTCCTGGCGGTGGATGTTCAGCTGATCGGCAGTGAAGGAGGAACGTTCCTCTGGCCGATGCTGGCACTCTCCAACATCGCTCAAGGTGCTGCGGCACTGGCAATGTTCTTCATTGTCAGAGAACAGAAAGCCAAAGGCCTCGCGGTGACGTCTTCTGTATCCGCCTTCCTCGGTGTCACCGAGCCGGCGATCTTCGGGGTCAATATCCGCTATCGCTATCCGTTTTTCTTCGGGATGATCGGCTCTGCGCTGGCAGGTATGCTGCTTACGCTTAATGATGTCCGCGCTTCCTCGATCGGGGTCGGCGGGATACCGGGCTTCCTGTCGATATTCCCTAACCAGTGGGGCGTATTCTTCATCGGCATGGCCATTGTTCTGGTTATCCCGTTCGTTGCTACCATGCTGTATGGGCGTACAGTGGTCCGCCGGACTGAAAAGAAATCAGCAGCGGCTGCCACTACTGATACCCGTCCAGCTCCTGAACCGGAGCTCAGCAGCCGCAGTGCTGTACAAGGCTCTGATGAACCGGTGAACATTCTTGAGCTTGTATCTCCTCTGAACGGACGGGCAGTTCCGTTGGAACAGGTGCCGGATCCTGCTTTTGCCGAGAAGCAAATGGGTGAGGGCATTGCAATTGAACCCACTGAGGGAAAAGTATATGCGCCATTTGATGCCACAGTGGCCCACGTAATTAAGAGCAAGCATGCAGTGATCCTTGAGCATGCCAGCGGAGTTCAGGTTCTGATTCATGTCGGGATCAACACCGTTTCGCTCAAAGGCAACGGTTTTACTTCACATGTTAATATAGGAGATAAGGTAAAAGCCGGAGACCTGCTGCTTGAGTTCGATATGGAGGCCATCCGCGCTGCGGGTTATCCTCTCATCACGCCAATCATTATTCCTGCCGGACAGGAGATGGTGGCAAGGATAGAAGAGAAGACAGGTAATGCTGCGGCCAAACAGACAAGTATTCTCACGATTCATCTTAACGGATAA
- the treR gene encoding trehalose operon repressor, giving the protein MRENIFVQIYNGYINQIQTGQLLPGTKLPSESELAETYGTSRETVRKALNLLFQEGYIHKIKGRGSFVLDVTRMDFPVTGLISFKEMAATLGAPSRTIVSETSMEPAGSTLARQLQVPPETTIWKVIRAREIEGEKIILDKDYFRSDIVPFLSTEIAAGSIYDYLELELKLKISYAKKLISVEPSTEEDQRLLDLKKYTHIVVVRNYVYLENTVLFQYTESRHRLDKFQFVDFARRVKR; this is encoded by the coding sequence TTGAGAGAGAATATATTTGTACAAATCTATAACGGGTATATTAACCAGATTCAAACGGGGCAGCTGCTGCCCGGAACGAAGCTTCCTTCCGAAAGTGAACTTGCTGAAACCTATGGCACATCCCGGGAGACGGTACGCAAGGCGCTGAACCTCCTTTTTCAGGAAGGCTATATCCACAAAATCAAGGGCCGGGGATCGTTTGTGCTCGATGTGACCCGGATGGACTTTCCGGTAACCGGTCTGATCTCTTTTAAGGAGATGGCGGCTACACTGGGCGCTCCCTCACGGACTATCGTTTCTGAGACCAGTATGGAGCCGGCAGGCAGTACACTGGCAAGGCAGCTGCAGGTTCCACCGGAGACAACCATCTGGAAGGTGATCCGCGCCAGAGAGATAGAAGGCGAGAAGATTATTCTCGACAAGGATTACTTCCGGAGTGATATTGTTCCGTTTCTCAGTACAGAGATTGCAGCCGGTTCGATCTATGATTATCTGGAGCTTGAACTCAAGCTGAAAATCAGTTATGCCAAAAAGCTGATCTCTGTCGAACCTTCAACAGAAGAAGACCAGCGGCTGCTGGATTTGAAAAAATACACGCATATCGTGGTTGTGCGGAACTATGTCTATCTGGAAAATACGGTGCTTTTTCAATATACAGAGTCCAGACACCGGCTTGATAAATTTCAGTTCGTTGATTTTGCCAGAAGGGTGAAACGCTGA
- a CDS encoding methyl-accepting chemotaxis protein produces MDNLTALVQAAPMFKQIHSQDIMIGITDREIFHYYAPSKALDFGLTKGSPVPPDDPSLGNALAGRATTNRLPAELYGATVISSAIPVYGEDGEVIGAFAVAYTLENEDKMEQLTESINRISGQLVDMVQNVAAQSEELSATTAQILDNSRKTVEESKQVNKVTGFIREISEQTNLLGLNAAIEAARVGAQGAGFGVVASEVRKLSVNTKEATKSIEDSLSLVQNSIRQMEQEIEAIALSSSAQAELVTQFSEVIERLNETSGEMTRFIASIIQ; encoded by the coding sequence ATGGATAATCTGACCGCTCTAGTTCAAGCAGCACCAATGTTTAAGCAAATTCATTCCCAGGATATTATGATTGGCATCACTGACCGGGAAATTTTTCATTATTATGCACCCAGCAAAGCACTTGACTTCGGATTAACCAAGGGAAGTCCTGTACCTCCTGATGATCCGTCTCTCGGCAATGCCCTTGCCGGCCGCGCTACTACGAACCGGCTGCCGGCTGAGCTCTACGGAGCCACAGTAATTTCTTCCGCAATACCGGTTTATGGTGAGGACGGAGAAGTTATTGGCGCTTTTGCAGTGGCCTATACTCTGGAGAATGAGGACAAAATGGAGCAGCTCACGGAGAGCATCAATCGGATCAGCGGCCAGCTGGTCGATATGGTACAGAATGTAGCTGCCCAGTCTGAAGAGCTGTCTGCTACAACGGCGCAGATTCTCGACAACTCCCGGAAGACTGTTGAAGAGTCGAAGCAGGTTAACAAGGTCACCGGGTTTATCCGTGAAATCTCCGAACAGACCAATCTGCTTGGCCTGAACGCGGCCATTGAAGCCGCCCGGGTAGGGGCGCAGGGAGCCGGCTTTGGGGTGGTGGCATCAGAAGTCCGGAAGCTCTCGGTCAATACAAAGGAAGCGACCAAGTCCATCGAGGATTCCCTGAGCCTGGTCCAGAATTCCATCCGCCAGATGGAGCAGGAGATCGAAGCGATTGCACTTTCTTCTTCCGCCCAGGCAGAGCTTGTGACCCAATTCAGCGAAGTCATTGAACGACTGAACGAGACCAGCGGTGAAATGACCCGGTTTATAGCATCCATTATCCAATAA
- a CDS encoding Ku protein encodes MQTIWKGAISFGLVNVPVKMYSATHDKDIPLRLLHREYHEPIHYIRTCPQCEEEVAWSDIVKGYEYEEGKFVTFDKEEMDELASESSREIRILDFVDLADIDPVYYQKTYYLSPEETGQHAYKLLVKALESTQKIGVANITIRQKSSLAAIRVIDGVLSLVTMHYAEEIRGRDDVPNLPDDEKVDRRELDLAKALIDQLTGDFEPEKYRDEYKARLLEAIEDKIEGKEIREAEEEKLPNVLDLMDALQASLRQLRPAEHSDKGDKPAPVNRAKARSKRTGA; translated from the coding sequence ATGCAGACGATCTGGAAAGGTGCAATCAGCTTCGGGCTGGTAAATGTTCCTGTCAAAATGTATTCCGCTACACATGACAAAGATATCCCGCTGAGGCTGCTGCACCGTGAATATCATGAACCGATCCACTATATCCGGACCTGTCCCCAATGTGAGGAAGAGGTAGCCTGGAGTGATATTGTTAAAGGATATGAATATGAAGAAGGCAAATTTGTCACTTTCGACAAAGAGGAGATGGATGAGCTGGCCTCCGAGTCTTCACGGGAAATCCGGATTTTGGATTTTGTCGACTTAGCGGATATTGATCCGGTCTACTATCAGAAAACCTATTATCTGTCCCCGGAGGAGACCGGTCAGCATGCCTACAAGCTGCTGGTCAAAGCGCTGGAATCGACTCAGAAAATCGGTGTGGCCAACATAACCATCCGGCAAAAAAGCAGTCTGGCCGCCATCCGGGTCATCGATGGTGTTCTGTCGCTGGTAACCATGCATTATGCAGAGGAAATCCGCGGCAGGGACGATGTACCTAACCTTCCGGATGATGAAAAGGTAGACCGCAGGGAGCTGGACCTGGCCAAGGCGCTGATCGACCAGCTGACCGGAGATTTTGAACCGGAGAAATATAGGGATGAATATAAGGCGAGGCTGCTTGAAGCCATAGAAGACAAAATTGAAGGCAAGGAAATCCGGGAAGCGGAAGAAGAGAAGCTGCCGAATGTACTGGATCTAATGGATGCCCTTCAAGCGAGCCTGAGACAGCTAAGGCCTGCTGAACATTCAGATAAAGGAGATAAGCCCGCACCCGTTAACCGTGCCAAAGCCCGGTCCAAACGGACAGGAGCTTAG